A single window of Mycoplasma bradburyae DNA harbors:
- the obgE gene encoding GTPase ObgE, with the protein MQFIDRCQLKLIAGNGGDGIIAWRREAHYDKGGPAGGSGGKGGNVILVADHNQSTLLSLKYSKIIRASNGDNGKPDMSSGQNGEDKYIKVPIGTTVYDEDTNEIIVDLVRDKQEFIICNGGKGGRGNAAFKSSTLRAPNLYELGDEGEVRSVRLELKYLANVGIVGYPNAGKSTLISKLSNAKPKIANYQFTTLIPILGMVELNNKRLVFADIPGLIENASEGYGLGHDFLRHVERCEVLIHLISMNPFDHDNVIDAYEKIMTELKKYSQLLVNKKMLVVANKMDAEGAIENFNKIREYLAKKDIDIRPISAINGDVGNLINRVFNLYEKTLNTSNDDNPFSTPSVVEKVYHYDGEKAIDDDPLDVTRDGENRWIVSSKKLTYWFKKIPQTTLDNITRLGQKIKAIGVEDQLKSMGAKPNDVIVICDYEYLIDE; encoded by the coding sequence ATGCAATTTATAGATCGTTGTCAATTAAAACTAATTGCTGGTAATGGTGGCGATGGTATCATCGCTTGAAGAAGAGAAGCACACTATGATAAAGGTGGTCCAGCTGGTGGTAGTGGTGGTAAGGGCGGTAATGTTATTTTAGTAGCTGACCACAACCAATCAACATTATTAAGTCTTAAGTATTCTAAGATCATTCGAGCAAGCAATGGTGATAATGGAAAACCTGATATGTCTTCTGGCCAAAATGGTGAAGATAAATATATTAAAGTGCCTATAGGTACTACTGTTTATGATGAAGATACAAATGAAATTATCGTTGATTTAGTTCGCGATAAACAAGAATTCATTATCTGTAATGGTGGTAAAGGTGGTCGCGGAAATGCTGCTTTTAAATCATCAACTCTAAGAGCTCCTAATCTTTATGAATTAGGTGATGAAGGTGAAGTTCGTTCAGTTCGATTAGAATTAAAATATTTAGCTAATGTAGGTATTGTTGGTTATCCTAATGCTGGTAAATCTACTTTAATTTCCAAACTTTCTAATGCTAAACCAAAGATTGCTAACTATCAATTTACAACTTTAATACCAATTCTTGGAATGGTTGAATTAAATAACAAACGTCTTGTATTTGCTGATATCCCTGGTTTAATTGAAAATGCTAGTGAAGGTTATGGTTTAGGGCATGATTTCTTACGTCATGTTGAACGTTGTGAAGTATTAATTCACTTAATTTCAATGAATCCATTTGATCATGATAATGTCATTGATGCTTATGAAAAAATCATGACCGAATTAAAGAAGTATTCGCAATTATTAGTTAATAAAAAGATGTTAGTAGTAGCTAATAAAATGGATGCTGAAGGTGCTATTGAAAATTTCAATAAAATTCGTGAATATTTAGCAAAAAAAGATATCGATATAAGACCTATTTCTGCTATCAACGGTGATGTTGGTAATTTAATTAATCGTGTTTTTAATCTTTATGAAAAAACACTTAATACCTCAAACGATGATAATCCTTTTTCAACACCTTCGGTGGTTGAAAAAGTCTATCACTATGACGGTGAAAAAGCGATTGATGATGATCCATTAGATGTAACAAGAGATGGAGAAAATCGCTGGATTGTATCTTCTAAAAAACTTACTTATTGATTTAAAAAAATTCCACAAACAACTCTTGATAACATTACCAGACTTGGTCAAAAAATTAAGGCGATTGGTGTTGAAGATCAACTAAAAAGTATGGGCGCTAAACCCAATGATGTTATTGTTATCTGTGATTATGAATACTTAATTGATGAATAG